The sequence CAGCGCCGCTTGCGCGTGCTGGCGCTGGTCCATTTCCTCGCGCAGCCGGTCATTGGCCGCGCTCAGTTCCAGCGTGCGCGCCTCCACCCGCCGCTCCAGTTCGCGCCGCGCCCGGCTCTCGCGCCGGCGCTTGCGCAGCGCCTGCCGGCGGCGCGACCCGATGAGCGCCAGAGCGCCCATCAGCAGCGCGCCAGCGAGAACGGCGAGCACCCGCGCGGCGGCGATGCTCACCTCGGCGGCGGCGGTGATCGGGCTGAGCACATGCAGCGTCCAGCCGGTGGTGGGCACCGGCGCCGCCGCCTCGACAAAGGTCCGCGCCGCGCCGCCCTCCGGCATCGTCACGCGGACGCGGTTATCGCCCTCGGCGGTGATCGGCAGCGGGCTGAGCGCGGCGTCGCCGAATTGCAGGCTGGCGCGAATGCGCGCCCGTTCGGCCTCGGGGATCAGCGCGGTCGCGTGAAACTGCCAGCCGGGCACGCTGGTCACCAGCACGATCTGGCGCGTATCGGTGACGAAGATCGGGCTGTCGAGCCGGCGCCATTCCGCCTCCACCTCGGCGAACACCGCCTTGACCACGATGACGCCGATCAGCCCCGCCGGGCTGTCGATCCGCCGGGCCAGATAAAGTCCCGGCTGCCGGCTCACCGTGCCGAAGGCGAAGTGCTCGGCCGCCCCTTCCGTCAGCGCCTGGCGGAAATAGGGCCGGAACGCATAGTCATTGCCGACGAAGGAGGTCGGGTCGCGGTAATTGCTCGCGGCCACCGCGACGCCCTGCCGGTCGAGCAGATAGATCACGCTGGCGCGCGTGCCGGCGGCGAGCGCCTCGAACTTCGCGTCGAGCCCGCGCAGCACCGCCGGATCGCGCCGCGTCAGCGCCGTGCGCACATCGGGATCCTGCGCCAGCACCACCGGCAGGGAGCGCTGCTTCTCGATCTCGCTGCGCAGCATCGCCGCCCGCAGCCCGGCCGCCGCCTCCGCCTCCCGGCTCAGCTGCGCCATCACCCAGACCTCGGCGCCGCGCCGTGCCATCTGGTCGAGCACCGCCAGCAGGATCAGCGCGGCAAGGAGCGCCACGACATAGCGCGCGTGTCCGCGGCGCCGGAGCCAGAGGCGGAGACGGATCAGGCCGGGGATAGACCGCACGCTGCGCCTCCTGTGCGGAAAGTCGCACGAACCGCCCGCCAATCTGTGCGATATTTCGCACATTCTGTCGAGAGCGTTCCGAACCAGCGCCCGCCACCTCTTATTTCACAATGACTTAGAAGCCATGCCGGGGACGAGCGCCCGCTGGCACGGCGCTTGCGGAATGGGGGCTGCGGCACGTCTGCCGCGTCCCAACCAACCCCGGCTTCACACGCCGCCCGCATTACGAGGCGTCGAAGGGGCCAACCGCAGGAAGCGCCATGAAACACGCCCTCGCCCCGGCCTCGGTGAAAGCCGCGCCGCGTCCGTTCTACCGCCAGCTTTATGTCCAGGTGCTGGTCGCCATCGCCGCCGGCATCGCGCTCGGTCATTTCTACCCGAGCCTCGGCGCCGACATGAAGCCGCTGGGTGATGCCTTCATCAAGCTGGTGAAGATGGTGATCGCCCCGGTGATCTTCCTCACCGTCGCCACCGGCATCGCCAATATGCGCGATCTCGGCAAGGTCGGGCGCGTCGCCGGCAAGGCGATGCTCTATTTCCTCACCTTCTCGACGCTCGCCCTCGTCATCGGCCTCGTTGTCGCCAATGTGGTGCGGCCGGGCGCCGGACTGAACATCGACCCCGCCTCGCTCGATGCCAAGGCGGTCGCCGACTACGCCGCCAAGGCGCATGAGCAGACGCTCGTCGGCTTTCTCAGCAACATCATCCCCTCCACGCCGGTGAATGCCTTCGCCTCCGGCGACATCCTTCAGGTGCTGTTCTTCGCCGTGCTGTTCGGCATCGCCATGGCCGGGGTCGGCCCGCGCGCCGAACCGCTGATGCATGTGCTGAACTCGGCCTCGCAGATTTTCTTCCGGCTGGTGGAAATTCTCATGAAAGCGGCGCCGGTCGGCGCGTTCGGCGCGATGGCGTTCACCATCGGCAAATACGGCATCGGCTCGGTCGCCCATCTCGCCATGCTGGTCGGCACCTTCTATCTCACCAGCCTGCTGTTCGTGTTCGTCGTGCTGGGCGCGGTGGCGCGCTATAATGGTTTCTCCATCCTCGCGCTCATCCGCTATCTCAAGGAAGAACTGCTGCTCGTGCTCGGCACCTCCTCCTCGGAGGCGGCGCTGCCCAGCCTGATGGAGAAGATGGAGCAGGCCGGCTGCCGCAAATCCGTGGTCGGTCTCGTCATCCCCACCGGCTATTCCTTCAATCTCGATGGCACCAACATCTATATGACGCTGGCGGCGCTGTTCATCGCCCAGGCCACCGGCATCGAGCTGACCCTCACCGACCAGATCGTGCTGCTGCTGGTGGCCATGCTCTCCTCCAAGGGCGCGGCGGGCATCACCGGCGCCGGCTTCATCACCCTGGCGGCGACCCTCTCCGTGGTTCCCGCCGTCCCGGTCGCCGGCATGGCGCTGATCCTCGGCATCGACCGCTTCATGTCGGAATGCCGGGCGCTGACCAATTTCATCGGCAACGCCACGGCCACCGTGGTGGTGGCGCGCTGGGAGGGCGAACTCGACCGCGAACGCCTCGACGCGGCGCTGGCCGGGCAGCCGATGGAGCTTCCCGAGGACGAGGAGGAAGAAGACCTGCGCGCGCCGCACGCCGCCTTCCCCCGCACACCGCTGCCCGCCGCCGCCGAATAGCGGCCCGCGCGCGCCAAACACGCGGCCGGACCCGGCGAAGAACATCGCCCAAGGCCCGGCCGCCGGTCCATACGCCCGCGGGCAGCCCGCTCACGAAGGTGTTATTAATACATAATACCCAAATGCCGATTCCTCCTCTTATCATCCATGTGCCCGCTCATGGGCTCAGAAGCAAAAACGGAGGACGTTCGAGATGGAAAGCCAGGCTGTGAAGTGGGGTCTTCTTGCCGCAACGGTCGCGACGGCGGGCGCGGCCATCATGACGGCATTCTAGTCGTTTCAGCATTGCGCCGGCCGCCACCCTTCCGTTTGGGAAGGTGCGCGGCCGGCCATTTGCTCGCCGCAGAGGCGGTCGGACAATGCCCGCCTTAATGGCGACGCAATGCGACGTTACGTCATCAGGTGCCGCACGTGCGGCCAGCCCCATCACCCTGATGCCGGGCTTTTTCACCTGACATGGACGCACCAGCGTCAGCCGCCGGCCACAGGCCGCAGCGGCCAAGAGGATTTATGCGCAACTACACGTTCACCCCGCCCACGCCCGCCATCGTCCGCTCCAGCCCGGAGTGGAAGCCGGAGCCCTGCGGTCTCACGCGCGAGCAGATCCGCGCCATCATCATCGAACAGATCGGCTGAACTGCCAGCCCGCAGGAGCGCTCAGCGCGCTCCTGCCTTCGCGGCCGACGTGGCCTCGATCACCGTCCGCAGCCCGTGCTGCGCCGCCTCATCCAGCGGGAAGCGCCACATCAGCGCGATGGCGGCGAGCTTGGCCGGGATCGGCAGCCAGGCATAGAGCAGGGCGAGGGCAAGCCCCGCCTCTTCGGTCGGTGCCTCCGTGCCCGGCCGGTATCCCGCCCAGTCCAGCAGCGGGAAGGTGACGCCGACGGCGATGGCCAGCGCGAGCTTGGTGGCCAGCGCCCACAGCGCGAAATACAGCCCCGAGCGCTGTTCCCCCGAGGCCGCCGTGTCGACATCGACCACATCCGCCTGGATCGCCGGCGGCAGCGCCACGTCGAAGGCCAGCAGCAGCCCCGTCGCGCCACAGATCAAACCGAACGCCAACACATCGCCCGGACCGAGAAAACCGGCTCCGGCGAAGACGACGCACGCCGCCAGCATCGCCCCGCACCAGGCTTTGTGCTTGCCGAAGCGGCTGGCGCAGCGCAGCGCCAGCGGCAGACCGGCGACGCCGCAAAGGAAATAGAGAAACAGCAGCGGCCCCTGCAGCTGCGCCGCGCCGATACGGTCGGCGACGAAATAGAGGAACAGCGTCGCCGGTATGGCGTTGGCGATGCCGTTGAGCAGAAACGCCGCGATCAGCCGCAGAAACGGGCCATTGGCCCGCAAATGCCGCAGCCCCGCCGCGAAGGAGAGTTTCTCCCGCGATAGATTTTCCGGTTCCGGCACCCCGAACACGCAGGCGCCGCTGAACAGCGGCAGGGTGACGAGCACGAACACGCCCATCGCCGCCAGGCCGTGAAAGCCCGTCGCCTCCGTCCCCAGCCCGATGGCGAAGGGCAGCGCGATGGCGACCAGCGTGCCGATGAGCGTCACCCCCTCGCGCGCCGCCGCCACCCGGGCGCGGCCACGATAATCCGAGGTGATCTCCGCGCCCCAGGCGGTATAGGCGAGGCTCAGCGCGGTGTAGCCGAGCGAGAGGCCGAGCCCCCAGAGAAAGAGATGGGCGATGCCCGCCCCCGCGCCGGGCCAGAACACCATGAAGGCGCAGAGCGCGGTGACCGGCGCCGCCAGCGCCATCAGCGCCCGCCGCCGGCCGAAGCCGGGCGCGATCCGGTCCGCCACCCAGCCGAGCACCGGGTCGGCAAGGGCGTCGATCAGACGGATCGCCAGCAGGGCGGCGCCAACGGCGGTGAGCGAAAGCCCCAGCGCTTCGGCATAGAAGCTCGGCACGATCACATAGAAGGGCAGCGCCAGCGCCGCCAGCGGCAGGGCCGGCAGGGCATAGAGCGCGAGGCGCCGGCCGGTGACGGCCGGACCCGCCGACGCCTCGCCCATCTCAGCGGCCCATGGTGGCGGTGCCGGAAAGCCCGTCGTCGCGCGTCCAGGCGATTTTCTTCGGGCCGAGCGAGGTGATGGTGAAGCAATAGGTGCGGCCCTCATACCAGGTCGGCCATTTCTGGCACAGGCGGTCGTCCTTCACCCACCAGCGCCCCTCCTCGCTCGGCGCCAGCATGGAGCCGATGGAGAAGCCGGAAATGTCGCCGGCGACCACGCCGTCGTCGCGATAGACCAGCGGCAGGGTGATGCCGTAGGGCGTACTCAGCCGCACCAGTTCGCCGCCGATCCTGTCCTTGATCTCCGGGCCGCTCAGCGTCTCGGCCAGCGCCGGTGCGGCGGTAGCGGCCAGGAGCAGGGCGAGGCCGAGTGTCTTCTCGCGGGAGCGCATGGAATCCTCCTGTGACATCGGGAGAGAAGGTCGCGGGCGCCTAGGGATGGCGGAAGGTGACGCGGGTGAGCGCGACCGGGAAACCGTATTTCGTCACCCAGGCGGTGTTCAGCACCGTGCCGTCCTCGCGCAGCACCATCTTGTCGTGGAAGCGGACGAGGTTTTCCCCGGCACCGGCGTCGAGGTCGAGGAGATAGCTGAAGGTGGCGGTATCGCCCTTCACCGTCACTTCGGTCGCGCCGCGCACATCCTCGCGCGTGCCGCGATAGCGCCCCGGACCCAGCTTCTCGAACCGCCAGGTCTTGCGGTCCTTCTCGCCATCGGCGAAGTGGAAATCCTCCACCAGCGTGAGGACGTTACCGTTCCAGCGGCCGGTGAGGTCCACCGTGAAGCTGCGCCGCACGCCGTTAATGGCGGAGAACGAGCCCTCCGCCACGGTGCGGCCGGCGAAATACTGTTCGAGCACAAGGTCCTTCGCCTGCACGGCCGACGTGCCAAGACCGGCAAAGGCGAAAATTCCGGCAAGAAGGAGCAGGCGTTTCATCGAATCCTCCGCAGCAGTGCCCGGATTACGCGGGGAGGCCGGCAGCGGATCAAATGGAGCGGCAGGGGGCCGCATGAGCCCTCCGCCCGGGGCACAGGCGTCAAGCGGCGGAAGTTGCGCGGCACATCCGTGTCCCCGCCAGCACGCGACCGATTGGTTAGAGGACCTTACCGCACCGGTCACGATTGGCCGGATTGTGAGCGGGTCGCCCCTCCCCTAACGTCATGCCCAGAGCGCGACAGAGGCGATCCGGACCCCAGCCGGTCTCGGAAGATGCTATTTACATAGCCGGCTCTCTGTCTCGCCCTGTGACGCCGCCGCCAGAGCTTCCAACATAGCCAGGAGCACCCCCATGCCCACACGCCCCCTCCCCGCCGCGCTACTGGCGCTCGCCGTCGCCGGAACCGTCTTCCTGCCGGCCGGCGCCAGCGCGGCCTCCGGGCCGGACACCGAGGCCCGCAACCGGCAGATCGTCACCGAGGCGTTCGCGCGCTGGCAGGCGGGCGGCTCCGGCTTCTTCGATGAGGTTCTGTCCCCCGATGTGGTCTGGACCATCGAGGGCTCCGGCCCCACCGCCGGCCGCTACGAGGGCCGCGATGCGCTGATTGCGCGCGGCGTGCGTCCCCTGACCAGCCGCCTCGCCACCCCGATCCGCCCGGTCGCGAAAACCGTGTGGGCCGATGGCGATCATGTGATCGTCGCCTGGCAGGGCGAGGCGATGGCGGTGGACGGCCAGCCTTACGTCAATCGCTATGCATGGATCCTGCGCATGCGCGAGGGGAAGGCGGTCGAGGTCAACGCCTTCCTCGATCTCGTCGCCTATGACGACGTGCTCCGCCGCATTCCCGCCGCTCCGGCCGAGTGAGGCGCATAAATCCGTACGGCCTAACACGGCACGATAGACAGCCGGCTATCTCCTCTTTTCGCATGACGTGATCGCTCAGGCCCCGCGCACGCCCGCGACAATACGATAGCCGGCTCACCAGACCATTCGGATCTCCCCCCTCGCCTGCGACGCGACAGATGTTCCGCCCTCCCCTTGCCGGCGAGTCCCTGCCTCCTACATCTGGCGCGCAGGCCGCGAATGGCCGCATGGGGAATGAGTATGTCGTCGCGTTACCTTCGTCTTGATCCGGAAACCGTCCGCCTCCTCGACAGCTGCATCGCCCAGGCCCAGCACGCCGCCGCCCAGCTTCATCGCGAGGGCGTGGATGACGTCATGCGGATGCGCCTCGCCTCCGCGCTGATGGAGGCGATCAGCCTCGGCGAGCGGGACGAGGAGCGCCTCGTCGCCTTCGCACTCCAGGTTGTGCCGGCCTATCGCGAAAAGCTGGCGAAGCAGGCCCCGCCCCTGCCGGAGGCGCCGCCGCGCCAGCGGCGAGGTGAGGCGGTAGCGCCCGGCCGGTAAGCCCGGCGCTCCGCAACCGGGCGGCTCTTGCGCGCCCGCACGCCGGGGGGCGATACATCTCCACCCCCCTGTGGTAGCGGACACCGCCTCATGGACATCAGCGAACTTTACGATGCGAGCGACGCCGTCGCTCTGGCAGACCACGTCGCCAAGGGCGATGTGACCCCCGGCGAACTGCTCGACGAGGCGCTCGCCCGCGTCGCCGCGCTCAACCCGCAGCTCAACGCGGTGACGCTGCTGCGCGAGGAGGTGGCGCGCCGGATGATCGAGGAAGGCCTGCCGGAAGGGCCGCTGAAGGGCGTGCCGT comes from Ancylobacter polymorphus and encodes:
- a CDS encoding DUF3833 family protein, which produces MKRLLLLAGIFAFAGLGTSAVQAKDLVLEQYFAGRTVAEGSFSAINGVRRSFTVDLTGRWNGNVLTLVEDFHFADGEKDRKTWRFEKLGPGRYRGTREDVRGATEVTVKGDTATFSYLLDLDAGAGENLVRFHDKMVLREDGTVLNTAWVTKYGFPVALTRVTFRHP
- a CDS encoding dicarboxylate/amino acid:cation symporter; the protein is MKHALAPASVKAAPRPFYRQLYVQVLVAIAAGIALGHFYPSLGADMKPLGDAFIKLVKMVIAPVIFLTVATGIANMRDLGKVGRVAGKAMLYFLTFSTLALVIGLVVANVVRPGAGLNIDPASLDAKAVADYAAKAHEQTLVGFLSNIIPSTPVNAFASGDILQVLFFAVLFGIAMAGVGPRAEPLMHVLNSASQIFFRLVEILMKAAPVGAFGAMAFTIGKYGIGSVAHLAMLVGTFYLTSLLFVFVVLGAVARYNGFSILALIRYLKEELLLVLGTSSSEAALPSLMEKMEQAGCRKSVVGLVIPTGYSFNLDGTNIYMTLAALFIAQATGIELTLTDQIVLLLVAMLSSKGAAGITGAGFITLAATLSVVPAVPVAGMALILGIDRFMSECRALTNFIGNATATVVVARWEGELDRERLDAALAGQPMELPEDEEEEDLRAPHAAFPRTPLPAAAE
- a CDS encoding MFS transporter — protein: MGEASAGPAVTGRRLALYALPALPLAALALPFYVIVPSFYAEALGLSLTAVGAALLAIRLIDALADPVLGWVADRIAPGFGRRRALMALAAPVTALCAFMVFWPGAGAGIAHLFLWGLGLSLGYTALSLAYTAWGAEITSDYRGRARVAAAREGVTLIGTLVAIALPFAIGLGTEATGFHGLAAMGVFVLVTLPLFSGACVFGVPEPENLSREKLSFAAGLRHLRANGPFLRLIAAFLLNGIANAIPATLFLYFVADRIGAAQLQGPLLFLYFLCGVAGLPLALRCASRFGKHKAWCGAMLAACVVFAGAGFLGPGDVLAFGLICGATGLLLAFDVALPPAIQADVVDVDTAASGEQRSGLYFALWALATKLALAIAVGVTFPLLDWAGYRPGTEAPTEEAGLALALLYAWLPIPAKLAAIALMWRFPLDEAAQHGLRTVIEATSAAKAGAR
- a CDS encoding nuclear transport factor 2 family protein gives rise to the protein MPTRPLPAALLALAVAGTVFLPAGASAASGPDTEARNRQIVTEAFARWQAGGSGFFDEVLSPDVVWTIEGSGPTAGRYEGRDALIARGVRPLTSRLATPIRPVAKTVWADGDHVIVAWQGEAMAVDGQPYVNRYAWILRMREGKAVEVNAFLDLVAYDDVLRRIPAAPAE
- a CDS encoding sensor histidine kinase encodes the protein MRSIPGLIRLRLWLRRRGHARYVVALLAALILLAVLDQMARRGAEVWVMAQLSREAEAAAGLRAAMLRSEIEKQRSLPVVLAQDPDVRTALTRRDPAVLRGLDAKFEALAAGTRASVIYLLDRQGVAVAASNYRDPTSFVGNDYAFRPYFRQALTEGAAEHFAFGTVSRQPGLYLARRIDSPAGLIGVIVVKAVFAEVEAEWRRLDSPIFVTDTRQIVLVTSVPGWQFHATALIPEAERARIRASLQFGDAALSPLPITAEGDNRVRVTMPEGGAARTFVEAAAPVPTTGWTLHVLSPITAAAEVSIAAARVLAVLAGALLMGALALIGSRRRQALRKRRRESRARRELERRVEARTLELSAANDRLREEMDQRQHAQAALQGLQDELVQASKLAVLGQIAASVAHEVNQPVAAIRTFAESGAMLLARGDTGSASGNLATIVGLTERIGAITGELRAFARKAPGPLGPVSLRAAVDGALLLVGYRLKEQEVALELDMGPEDFLVRAERVRLEQVLVNLLQNALEALASRPGGRVRLAARAEGERVLLTLADNGPGLPAAVLDALFIPFTTTKPAGLGLGLVISHDIVAEFGGTLAAANQDGAVFTLSLPRVP